CGCGGGCTCGCCGCCCAGGCGCGCGAACACCCGCGCGGTGAGCCACGGCACCGCCGCGAGGACGCGCAGCGCGAACCGGGCCGGACCCTCGGCATGGGTCGCGAACGTACCGAGCATGTCGCGCGCGGAGCGCGGCAGCCGCGGCCGGAACGGGTTGCGCTCGAGCCGGCGCACGGCGCGCGCGATGCGCGCGGTCGCGGTCGTGCCGCGCGGCGCCGACGCGTGCCCGCCGACCCCGTCGGCGCGCAGCACCACGGTCATGATGCCCTTCTCGGCGACCCCCACCATCGCCGAGCGCACGTGCACCCACGGCATCGGGTCGTCGATGACCGCGCCGCCCTCGTCGAGCACGAGCCAGGGGCGGATGCCCCGCTGGTGCAGCAGGTCCGAGGCGATGGGCGCCGCGTCGCCGTACGACTCCTCGTTGCCGCCGAAGGAGAGGTACACGTCGTGCGCGGGCGTGAAGCCGGCCGCGAGCAGGTTCTCGACCGCCTCGAGGATGACCAGCAGCGGCCCCTTGTCGTCGAGCGCACCGCGGCCGTGCACGGCGCCGCCCTCGACCACGCCCGCGAACGGGTCGTGCGTCCAGCCGTCCTCCGCGCGCGCGGGCACCACGTCGTAGTGCGCCATGAGCACCACGGGGCGCTCGTCGCTGCGACCCGGCCAGCGGAAGAGCATGCCGAACTCGCTCGGCTGCTCGCGCTCGAGGTGCGCGTGCACCAGCGGGTACTCCTCCGCGAGGAGGCGTTCGAAGGCCCGGAACGGCTCGCGCCCCACGGCCTCCAGCTCGGCCGAGACGGTCGGCAGGGCGATCATGCGTGCGAGGCGCTCGGGCGCCCCGGGTCGGGGGGTGACGGATGCTGCGGGCACCAGCACACCCTAGACCAGCCGCGCGGACTCCTCCGACGCGAGGGCCTGACGCAGTTCGTCGCGGTCGAGCTCGCGGCCGAAGACGAGGTGGCCGGGCTCGAGCAGGCGACCGGATGCCAGCGGGCCGGCGTCGACCGGGTCGAAGCCGATCGCGTCGACGAAGTCGGCGACCACGCGCTTCGCCTCCGCGTCGTCGCCCGCGACCGCGATCGCGCGCCGCAGCGGGTCGCCCGCCGGGCGCTCGTCCTCCTCCATGTCGTGGTAGCCGAGGTGGTTCAGCGACTTGACCACGCGGGCGGCCGGGTTCAGGTCGGCGTGCTGCTCCGCGGTCGACCGGCCGTCGGCCTCGACGTCGGCGAGCACGCCGTCGATCGGCGGCCAGTAGTTCGTCGCGTCGACCACGACCGCCCCGTCGAGCAGGCCCCAGTCGACCGAGGCGACCTTGCCGAAGGGCACCGCCACGATCACGAGGTCGGCCCGGTGCGCCAGCTCCGCGGCATCCGTCACCCTCGCCCCCGGCGCGACCGTGTCGACGACGAGCTCGAGCGCGAGCTGGCGGGGCGACCCGGCGACCAGCACCTCGTACCCGGCCGCGAGCGCGAGGCGCGCCAGTGCGGTGCCGACCTTGCCGACGCCGATGATGCCGACGACGCGGCGGCCGAACGCGGAGCGGGGGGAGGTGTGCTGCACACCACCTCCAACCGGGTCGGGCGGCTCGCGATTCCCGCTCATCCCAGCAGCCGTGCGGCGACGCCCGAGTCGCCGACGGCGGTCACCCCGGTCAGCGTCGAGTACCCCTCGGCGAGGAGCGCGACGTCCGACCCGGGGTCCGGCGACGTCGGGAGCTCGGCGACGGTGAGCTCCACCTCGTGCTCCCCGCGCTCGGTCATGGTCGTG
This portion of the Agromyces rhizosphaerae genome encodes:
- a CDS encoding M20/M25/M40 family metallo-hydrolase; this encodes MPAASVTPRPGAPERLARMIALPTVSAELEAVGREPFRAFERLLAEEYPLVHAHLEREQPSEFGMLFRWPGRSDERPVVLMAHYDVVPARAEDGWTHDPFAGVVEGGAVHGRGALDDKGPLLVILEAVENLLAAGFTPAHDVYLSFGGNEESYGDAAPIASDLLHQRGIRPWLVLDEGGAVIDDPMPWVHVRSAMVGVAEKGIMTVVLRADGVGGHASAPRGTTATARIARAVRRLERNPFRPRLPRSARDMLGTFATHAEGPARFALRVLAAVPWLTARVFARLGGEPAAMVRTTLAVTMLSGGSAPNVLPAGASATLNLRLAPGTTTEQVQRRLRRVIRDRDVRIEVPEASDPSPESPTDGRQFDAIRSAVGAAYPEAATVPYVMMQATDSRWFHRYSPATYRFAPLAMDAGQRAAIHGVDEWVSIDSLERGERFHRALLTALQD
- a CDS encoding NADPH-dependent F420 reductase — its product is MQHTSPRSAFGRRVVGIIGVGKVGTALARLALAAGYEVLVAGSPRQLALELVVDTVAPGARVTDAAELAHRADLVIVAVPFGKVASVDWGLLDGAVVVDATNYWPPIDGVLADVEADGRSTAEQHADLNPAARVVKSLNHLGYHDMEEDERPAGDPLRRAIAVAGDDAEAKRVVADFVDAIGFDPVDAGPLASGRLLEPGHLVFGRELDRDELRQALASEESARLV